Within Triticum dicoccoides isolate Atlit2015 ecotype Zavitan chromosome 1B, WEW_v2.0, whole genome shotgun sequence, the genomic segment cttgaataaaagtttttcaatgaaagacctcggtgaagctacttacacattgagcatcaagatctatatagatagatcaagacgcttgataagattttttcaatgagtacataccttgataaatttttgaaatagttcaaaatagaacaatcaaagaaggagttcttgcctgtgatgcaaaggtgtgaagttgagtaagattcaagacccgaccatggcagaaaatagaaagagaatgaaaactcattccctatgcctcagtcataggttctataaagtatgctatgctgtgaaccagacctattgtattgaaggaaatatgccctagaggcaataataaagttattatttatttccttatttcatgataaatgtttattattcgtgctagaattgtattaaccggaaacataatacatgtgtgaatacatagacaaacagagtgtcactagtatgcctctactagactagctcgttgatcaaagatggttatgttttctaaccatagacatgtgttgttatttgattaacgggatcacatcattaggagaatgatgagattgacttgacccattccgttagcctagcacttgatcgtttagtatgttgctattgctttcttcatgacttatacatgttcctatgactatgagattatgcaactcccgtttaccggaggaacactttgtgtgctaccaaacgtcacaacgtaactgggtgattataaaggtgctctgcaggtgtctctgaaggtacatgttgggttggcgtaattcgagattaggttttgtcactccgattgtcggagaggtatctctgggccctctcggtaatactcatcacctaagccttgcaagcactgtaagtaatgagttagttatgagatgatgtattacggaatgagtaacgagacttgccggtaacgagattgaactaggtattggataccgatgatcgaatctcgggcaagtaacataccgatgacaaagggaacaacgtatgttgttatgcggttttaccgataaagatcttcgtagaatatgtgggaaccaatatgaacatccaggttccgctattggttattgaccgagaatagttctaggtcatgtctacatagttctcgaacccgtagggtccgcacgcttaacgttacgatgacagttttattatgagtttataagttttgatgtaccgaaggttgttcggagtcccggatgtgatcacggacatgacgaggagtctcgaaatggtcgagacataaagattgatatattggatgactatattcggagaccggaagtgttccgggtgttttcggagaaaaaccggagtaccggagggttaccggaaccccccgcccccccgggaagtaatgggccttgatgggccctagtggagagagagaggggccagccAGGGCAAGTGGCGCTCCCCCTCCCCttcagtccgaataggacaaggaagggggggcggcgccccccttgccttccccctctcccactccttccttccccctccttcttggaataggaaagggagggggcaaacctacttggagtaggtttccccctcctaggttgcgcctccccttaggccggccccctcctcctcctctccccctttatatacggggaggggggcaccccatagacacaagttgatctacggatcgttccttagccgtgtgcggtgcccccctccaccatattccacctcggtcatatcatcgcggagtttaggcgaagccctacaccgatagaacatcatcatcgtcgccacaccatcgtgctgacggaactcatccccgatgcttcgctggattggagctcgggggacgtcatcgagctggatgtgtgctgaacacggaggtgccgtacgttcggtgcttggatcggtcgactcgtgaagacgtacgactacatcaaccgcgttgtcataacgcttccgcttaacggtctacgagggtacgtagacaacactctcccctctcgttgctatgccatcaccatgatcttgcgtgtgcgtaggaaattttttgaaattactacgttccccaacatgtataccttgctctgagtttgacaaaggaatacaattttgatctaagagtagatcactggacagcggtcaagaatatccttagtgaggactaaggagatgtttctcgattatggaggtgataaaagagcctgtcgtaaaaagttacaacgatgcaagcttttacaccaatccagatgactctaagtctcgatctggatacatattgaaagtgggagcaatcaactagagtagctccgtgcagagcattgtagacatagaatatttgcaaaatacatacggctctgaatgtgacagacccgttgactaagcttctctcacgagcaaaacatgatcacaccttagtactctttgggtgttaatcacatagcgatgtgaactagattattgactctagtaaaccttttgggtgttggtcacatgacgatgtgaactatgggtgttaatcatatacaaatatgaatattggtgttaaatcacatggcgatgtgaactagattattgactctagtgcaagtgggagactgaaggaaatatgccctagaggcaataataaagttattatttatttcctcatatcatgataaatgtttattattcatgctagaattgtattaaccggaaacatgatacatgtgtgaatacatagacaaacatagcgtcactagtatgcctctacttgactagctcattaatcaaagatggttatgtttcctaaaccatagacatgtgttgtcatttgattaacgggatcacatcattaggagaatgatgtgattgacatgacccatcccgttagcctagcacttgatcgtttagtatattgctattgctttcttcatgacttatacatgttcctgtaactatgagattatgcaactcctgtttaccggaggaacactttgggtgctaccaaacgtcacaacataactgggtgattataaaggagtactacaggtgtctccaaaggtacatgttgggttggcgtatttcgagattggttttgtcactccgattgtcggagaggtatctctaggccctctcggtaatgcacatcactataagccttgcaagcaatgtagctaatgagttagttacagaatgatgcattacataacgagtaaagagacttgccggtaacgagattgaactaggtattggataccgacgatcgaatctcgagcaagtaacataccgatgacaaagggaacaacgtatgttgttatgcggtttgaccgataaagatcttcgtagaatatgtaggagccaatatgagcatccaggttccgctattggttattgaccgagaatagttctaggtcatgtctacatagttctcgaacctgtagggtccgcacgcttaacgttacgatgatagttatattatgagtttatgagttttgatgtaccgaaggagttcggagtcccggatgagatcggggacatgacgaggagtctcgaaatggttgatacgtaaagattgatatattggatgactatattcggagttcggaaaggttccgagtgattcaggtatttttcagagtaccggagagttacgggaattcgccggggagtatatgggccttattgggctttaggggaaagagagaggagaggttgggcgcccccccaaggcctagtccgaattggactagggggaggggctgcgccccctccttccttctcttctcttccccctttccttgactcctactcctactacttggaagggggggaatcctactcccggtgggagtaggactcctccttggtgcacctcctcctaggccggccaccccctcccttgctcctttatatacgggggagggggcaccccatgacacacaagttgatctacggatcgttccttagccgtgtgcggtgcccccctccaccatattccacctcggtcatatcgtcgcggagtttaggcgaagtcctgcgccagtagaacatcatcatcgtcaccatgccgtcgtgctgacggaactcatccccaaagctttgctggatcggagcccggggatcgtcatcgagctgaacgtgtgctgaactcggaggtgccgtatgttcgatgcttggatcggtcggatcgtgaagacgtacgactacatcaaccgcgttgtcataacgtttccgcttacggtctacgagggtacgtggacaatgctctcccctctcgttgctatgccatcaccatgatcttgcgtgtgcgtaggaaattttttgaaattactacgttccccaacagcctacTCAACAACTTCCCCACCCTTTCCATCGCCCTTCCTCCGTGCCCCCAAACAGCCACCTAGGGTCTACGGTGTTTTACGACTGCGCGCCCCAGGAACGCGCAGAAGGTTTCGAGGTGGATGGATCGGGGACAAAGGCTCGGGCCAGATCGCAACGAAGATCAACTAGGAACCCAGGCGAGGACGATCACAGATTGGATCGGGAGCCAGGAGGCCCAAAACCCTAATCGCCTCCGTGATCTTCGGAGCGATACGTGAACCGTCACCCTACGGGACGGACCCCGCCTTTAACATATTTTTATGTCAGATTTAGAGTGGAGCGGATAATGACCACACAAAGAACTTGGCTCGAGAAGAGCAAGAGCAGGCGTCTTTCAGTTAAGTTTCTTCATAACTCAAGCCAACAACTCCCTAAAAGACTCgggggaaccctagcgccgccaccgccAGGTCTCCCTTGCTTTGCCGCCGTTGGAGGGGCCGTCGGTGAAGTCTGCGTGCGCCCCAAGGAAGGTGGTGGCGAGGTGTTTCCCCCTCTCCGTGGCGTTGCGCGCGGTGCTGCCTGCATCGCCTCGGGCGCGAGCGAGATGCAGGACCGCGGGAGTGGCTTTAGCGCGGGGAGAGGCCGGATCCTGGTCGAGCTTGGCCGGATCTAGCTTCTCCGCCCCCGTTAGCCGCCCTCGATGGGGCTCGGTGGCTTCGTTCCGGCGGCCAGCGAGGGCTGGATCCCGAGGCGGCGGCCTCGGACGGCGGAGGATGTGTCGGCGGTTGTGGACTCGCGATAGGCGACGCGGCGGCCGCGGTGGTGGACGATCCGTGCACAAGACGCTTGGTGGAGGCCATTGGAACAGATCTGGGTGAAGACATGCTCGCGGCTGCTGCCGAGGCCGGCGATGGCGGCACTATTCGGTGTCATTCCCTTGTTGAAGGCATCGCTGTTGAGATGTTTCAGGCCactatctgctacctccgggggaaaccctagatcagtagatcggatgacggcggcattATTGTGTCGTTTCCCTCTTGTGGCCtcattcttggaggtgtacacgggctcgagggaccagtggacggaATATTTGGTGAAGCGGTGATTCATCCTACACATTAATGGTGGCGTATCTCGGCGGCGTGGCACAGCGGAGACTCGACGCCTGATGTGTGGCGAGGGACTTGCGTAGGAGGGTGACGTTAtcaggcgtcgtggtggcgtcgatggcagatatGCCAGGCAAGGTGGTGCAGCAGTACAACacttgaagatggattggtggcaggtggttgcggcggcctcatacccggcaggcgtcctggttgaggagtgcgccggactggtaggtgccccatacccggcaggcgtcctggttgggacctcaggtcttagatgtttaggtttggttgcgatgtctgtttggtattaggcctagactatcagcgccccttcatcaattggataggagtaTCAACATTTATTGCTTAGaccgtggctttagtcttactgttgtatgactttgtaagatcTTGtaaaaataattaataaagtggacaTATGCAGAagtcgggggtcatcctccttttctaaaaaaaagaagtGTGTCATAACTATGTGAGGGAGGGGACAGTTGTCCTGAAAGTGGTTAGATTGCATGAGACGATGAAGATGAGGGCCCTTTGTCATGGTCGCTAACACAAAAGTTGGAGATGACTAAGTAGAGACTTCTTCCTTGATCAGATTTAGTAAAGGTTTAGTTTTTTCTGcatagtaagagcatctccaatagcttatCTATATGGATGTCTATACTTGTTTTTCACGACGTGAGCCCAAAACAGGCGTCCAACAGCTTGTCTATATGGTTGTCCAAATATAGACATCCTCTATATCGACCTCGACAATGTCCACGCTTGGACAATGTGAAGGCGTTGTCTAAACTCAGCTGCAGTTATGATTTCTTCCTCTCCTCAGCGAaggcccacctgtcatggtcccTGTATATAGACATTCTAATGCAAAACTGAATGTGTATATGAGGGAATCTTTTTAGACCATTGTCTATCTGAatatatagacatccaaatatacacatgctattggagatgctctaactccaTAGCGGGTGACCGCGCAATGGTCACCACTCTGCGGAACCAACCCGATGACGATATACATACTAAAGTAACACCATAAGCCCCCGTGACTAGCTAGTTCAAGTTCCAGAAACACAAGGATCAATGACTAGAGCTCGCACACTCCAACTTAAATATCATGTGCTTTCATATATTTTTTTTTGAACTCTTTCAAGcgttttatgagaatatgatgacgCATAAGTCAGATGTATTTGTCTTACTCGGTAATAAAGGACCTAACATGGACAGTCGGGAAAGACACTGGAGTATGGTCAAACACGAAGATGGCAACAAGCATACATGGATCAAAGACAAAAAGCTGCTATTGCATATTTCGTGATAGCAAGTAAAGACACAAGCGGAATATACAGATGACACTTTATAATTTCATCCATAAACATCTATGGATGTTGTGCCACCTCACATTTGGACCATGACCGCGTATTTTTAGAGTAAAAGACTAGGTGCAGTTCAACTGGCTAAATTCCCACTTTATCCTTCCATAAATACCTCCTTATGACGTCGAATTAGGGTTGAGATTTTGTTTGATTGAGGTGTAGCGTTTGCTACTTTTAGCCGTAGGCACAAGTCCCGATGAGACCTCTTGTACTACGCAGCATCAAAACCCTAGTTTATCAATCAAGTACTCCATCTTCTAAAATTCAGATTGCATGTCTTAAATTCTTGCTCGTTCTTAGTCCACACGTAGGGATTCATCTTTGTATTAGTTTCACCATGTTTCCAACATCCTCAATATCCATATCAGAGtcagtttagcaattgctaagcacACCGTCGACTGTTTGTTGTAGTCAGATCATCAAAGTCTCTCCACCAAAATCGATACTATCTCATCGAGATATATCGAACAACCGTGTACCTATCACAACTCCATGGCGGGACGTGAGGGCTTTGTTGGGAACATGTTGGGTTTGTTATTGCACGCACATTTTTTTTTTGTTATTGCACGCACATGCCTTACACGATAAAGGGGGTGGGCCCAGCCAAGTGTATGTGATCCTCTCTTTCTCCTACAAACTTTCTCTGTTCTACAGGGGAGAAGGGCCACGCAGGTgtgaatttttcaaagttttttcccATGCGAAGCTTCaaaattttgaaattttcaaaatgaAAATTATAAATCTTGGAATTAAAAAAATCTGAACATCCAATTCTCTAGAGTTGCTTTAAATTTGAAAATTATGCAATTCTAAAAATTTGATTATTTAAAGAGGAAAATTTGAGAGTATAATTCCTCAAAAAATTAATTTTGAATTCAAATTATGAAAGATTGGACACGATTTCTTACATCAATATACAATTTACGGAAATGCCACAAAATAAgatatcttaaaagaaataaagaaaacagGAAGCCGGAGAAAGCCAATGCAGacaagaaaaggaaacaaagaaaactgaggaaagaaacaaaaaatgaattaaaaaggaaaagaaaggaaaaaacaaagaaaccgaaaagaaaaagaaaaacccaatGGAAATCAATAAAGAAATGAAGAAAACCAATGAAAAACAACAAAACAGGTGAAAAAACAAAGAAACACAGCAAATCAAAGAAAACCATTGAAGAAATAGagaaaaccaaaacaaaaaaacGAACGAACAGCGACCCGAGGGCATCGACATAGCGAGCGCATTGTGCGAGCGAACGAACGGGCCGGCCCACTGCTATAGCGTGTAAGGGAAAAGCTTCAGCGAGACAGTATATACTCTATCTATAAGCGATatataggccctgtttggttcataagtcctaggactttttctagtcccaactaaaaagtccctagtctctAAAAAGTCCCTCTATGTTTGTTTCCaaagactaaaaagtccctagtcccttcctagaggttattaaatgaccatgttgcccctagtatataaaaaattaacaatcaaacaacaccatggggtggcgggccaatggatgcatggaggggcattgttgaaaaagtcccaaaaaagactctccttgagagtcttcttcatttagtcttaAATGCCTAGTTTAATCCCTAAAATGGCCCTCTCATTTGGTAAAAAAAATCTCTaaaagggactttttctagtccctacacaaaaaagtcactggaaacaaacacccccataGTTGTCGCGCCGCGGGAGGGGAGTGCAAGACAAAGCGTCCGCTTGCCTTAGGGAGCGCGAAGTGTGCTGACACAGTAGCATCACTTTGTTACCATTTTAAAACATCACCTTTTAGAAAAAGTTCACGCACTTCAAAATAAATCCTGTGATACTTTTAAAAACATTTTaatacaatgtaaaaaaatgttcagtgtgtatttaaAAATATATTACACATATATTAAGAGGGTTTCAACACGTTTATTTTAAGAAACAATATTCACCATTTACTTAAAAAATATTCGAAATATATCAATATACAAAAAATGACAATGTGTGTTGAAACAAAACATTAAAAAACCTGGAAGAACTGGATGAAAATCGGAGAAGAAGCCAAAAAAGCGAAAAATACTAACAGGAAAACGAACACATGTTTGAAAAAATGATCATGTGCTCGATCTAgatcaaatttattatttattaAGGTAGATTAAATTTAGGGCTTGTTTGGGATTGCTCCACTCCACCAAATCCACTTTCGAATAGTTCAACCAGGAGTACCAGCTTGACCACAGAGCAATTTATCATGTTTGGCTTTCAGCTAGTTGCAGCTTTACTAATAGAAAACTTATATGGGAAAAGTCTATTTGATAGGGTGACGTGAGAAATAAAATGAAGGGGGTATCCACTACTGGTGGTAATGGTGGATAATTTTTCTTCAAGCTCCACAAGAGCTCTTTGAACTAGAGTTTTTGAAGCACCCCGTAATAGCTTCACAAATAGGGAGTTGTACCAAGTTTTAGATTATTGTTTCTTTTCTGAAGTGAGACATCATGGAGCTACCTCATTTGGCTTGCATCTCTTTCAGAGCGGAGCTGGATTTTAGGAAAAAAGAGCAGTTTCAAACAGGCCCTTAGCAGGGTGTTCCGAGTCGATCCCTCCAACAGTAGGGCGGCCCAAAAGGGATTCTCAACAAAAAAAGGTGGCCCAAAAGGGACACGGGCTTGACCTTACCCCCAACGAATTCTCTCTCCCAGGAACCAAGAAAGAAAACCCTAACCCTGGCGTAcgtatcgccgccgccgccccaaaaTTCGCCAGCCCCGAATCCGTCTACATGACCTAATTTCTACACCCCCAAATCCAATTCGGACTCGATGCTCTAACAGTTTATTTACCGAGCCGGCTCGATCGATCTCTTCATACGAATATTTCGTTTTTTGCAGATCCGTAGATTTGCAAATCTAAGTGATTCCTCCTGCAGAGGGCAAGTTCGATCTACGAATTTGGTGTTTCAGGACTCATGGCTCtctctcacgaggaggtggagcaggaggaggaggaggaggaggaagacgatgatCTTGAGGACGGCCCCCTAAGCCCCGAGGATGGTAACATTCCCCAATTATACTCTCAAATATTTCTCCCTTGTTGGTTACTTATTTCCTTGGATGGATGCGGTTCCAAGCTACTACATGTGCGACTGGTTATAATTTTTATTATTAGTTGATGTGTTCTTTTCCTTGTATCGTCATCAGTGCTGCGATTTGTCGAGAGTGTTGGTTCCGTGGAACTTGCCAAGAGGAAATTGTTGATGAAAGACACTATGGGGGTTCCGCCCGAACCCTATGACTGGCCCAACATCTGCCCGCTCCCCGGGTCGTCCAGAGATCGGAGGTCTGCGTGTGATCTTTACTGGCACCAGGCCTACCAGATGAATCAAGTCTCCGAGAGTAAGCAGCTCAACTGCAAGCTCTCTCTCCGTGTTACAATACAATACACATTTCTGTCTAGATTGTTTTTGCTGCATCATTCTTGTGTTTAATATGTTGCTCCCTGCCTGCCTTTGAATGAATAGCTTGCCTGCCTCCTATGCGGTATACTCGCTGTTGCAATGAAGCTTCAACTGGGCAGCAAAGGTGTTTTCACAAGCCGCGCCCTATACTCCAACTCTTTTCTACCACGGTGCATACCTTTCTGGAAGATTGCACCAGACCAGTCGAGGTATACGGTTATATTGCGGTCCGAGATGACGAGGATTATCGCCGCAATTATCTTTTCAACCGATCCCGAGATGACCCGCTCACTATCAACTCGGTAATCGTcaagttttatttatttattttttaactgTTTAGCTGTGTTCTAAATACAGCATATGTTGCCATGTTGGTATGCTGACTCTGCTTCTCGATTAAATTTCAGGCCGGCGACTATCTGCGCTTGTTGAGCCCCAAAAGAGGCATCTCGATGAAATTCGATTGCCTAGTTGAAGTGGATATTAGAACAAAGGCATTGTCGGGTGATAGTACAGATGATAAAAATCTTGTTGATGGATGCTTCGACCTAATCGAGGGCCGGTCTAGTTTCGACGTCCTTTCTAGAATCAAAATGGAAGGTGAACATGGTGCTCTTGTTTTTAATCTTATCATATTTCGAGACAGTGTCGAGGCGACCATACATATGAACTTTTTGGAAGTGCCTGGAGATGGGTTTGATATAAAGATGTGTGGGTATACTGCCATCTGGAAGAACTTGTATGCCTTCATAGACGATAAAGAATGCGACTGCAATAGCTTCGTGTCTTCAACTGGGAGTTTTTCACAATATTTTGTAGCAGCTGTGCAGATGGATGACACATTGTTTATTGATTTTATGGAGGGGAGTATGCCAATTTCATTTAAAGCGGATATTCATGGCAGCGAAGAAAAAGAATATTATTTCTGTAATAGTGCTGTGGTGTCTGTGAAAGTGTCTTGGTCGACAGTCCTCTActaaggaatatatatatatatatatgttggaggtTAACTCAATAGTATTTGCAGAGGAAGAGAACAAAATGTGTGCTTATTGGTGTACTATTTTAGCATGTCTTATGAACTAGATGTTAAATCAAGTTTTCATAGCTCAAAAATACCAGAAGACTTGCATCATTCTAAATTTTAAATGGAATTCTTCCAAAAGCTAATTTGCAAGTCATTTATTTGAGTTCTACGTTTTCTTTTGGGTTTTCTTCAACTTCTTATGCAAGTAGTAACCAGTTTTGTTTCCCACTAAGAACTGGAGGCTCGAAACCACTTCTTG encodes:
- the LOC119316372 gene encoding uncharacterized protein LOC119316372; translation: MALSHEEVEQEEEEEEEDDDLEDGPLSPEDVLRFVESVGSVELAKRKLLMKDTMGVPPEPYDWPNICPLPGSSRDRRSACDLYWHQAYQMNQVSETCLPPMRYTRCCNEASTGQQRCFHKPRPILQLFSTTVHTFLEDCTRPVEVYGYIAVRDDEDYRRNYLFNRSRDDPLTINSAGDYLRLLSPKRGISMKFDCLVEVDIRTKALSGDSTDDKNLVDGCFDLIEGRSSFDVLSRIKMEGEHGALVFNLIIFRDSVEATIHMNFLEVPGDGFDIKMCGYTAIWKNLYAFIDDKECDCNSFVSSTGSFSQYFVAAVQMDDTLFIDFMEGSMPISFKADIHGSEEKEYYFCNSAVVSVKVSWSTVLY